One segment of Onychomys torridus chromosome 3, mOncTor1.1, whole genome shotgun sequence DNA contains the following:
- the Pax4 gene encoding paired box protein Pax-4 isoform X2 produces MQQDGISSVNQLGGLFVNGRPLPLDTRQQIVQLAMSGMRPCDISRSLKVSNGCVSKILGRYYRTGVLEPKGIGGSKPRLATPAVVARITQLKDECPALFAWEIQRQLCAEGLCTQDKAPSVSSINRVLRALQGDQKLHWTQLRLPAVLAPALPGPHSSYGAPRGPHPGISHRNRTIFSPGQAEALEKEFQRGQYPDSVARGKLAAATSLPEDTVRVWFSNRRAKWRRQEKLKWETQLPGITSAQQFPGSVPSAALPVLEPLSPSFCQLCWGTALDRCASDTPSQACLQSCWDCHSLLPVASSSRMEFAWPCPTSPPVYHLIGGPGEAASTHYSHWL; encoded by the exons ATGCAGCAGGATG GAATCAGCAGTGTGAATCAGCTGGGGGGACTCTTTGTGAATGGCCGGCCTCTTCCTCTGGACACTCGGCAGCAGATTGTGCAGCTAGCAATGAGTGGGATGCGACCCTGTGACATCTCACGGAGCCTTAAG GTATCTAATGGCTGCGTGAGCAAGATCCTAGGACGTTACTACCGCACAGGTGTCTTGGAACCCAAAGGTATTGGGGGAAGCAAGCCACGTCTGGCCACACCAGCTGTGGTGGCTCGAATCACTCAGCTCAAGGACGAGTGTCCAGCGCTCTTTGCCTGGGAGATCCAACGCCAGCTTTGTGCTGAAGGGCTTTGTACCCAGGACAAGGCTCCCAGT GTGTCCTCTATCAACCGAGTCCTTCGGGCACTACAAGGAGACCAGAAGTTGCACTGGACACAACTCAGACTACCAG CTGTTTTGGCTCCAGCTCTTCCTGGTCCCCACAGTAGCTATGGGGCTCCCCGAGGTCCCCATCCAGGGATCAGCCACAGGAATCGGACTATCTTCTCCCCAGGCCAAGCTGAGGCCCTGGAGAAAG AGTTCCAGCGTGGGCAGTATCCAGATTCAGTGGCCCGTGGGAAGCTGGCTGCTGCCACCTCTCTGCCTGAGGACACAGTGAGG GTCTGGTTTTCCAACAGAAGAGCCAAATGGCGCAGGCAAGAGAAGCTGAAGTGGGAAACACAGCTGCCAG GGATCACCTCTGCCCAG CAGTTCCCTGGCAGTGTGCCCTCAGCAGCCCTGCCTGTGCTGGAACCATTGAGTCCTTCCTTCTGTCAGCTGTGCTGGGGGACGGCACTAGACAGGTGTGCCAGTGACACCCCATCCCAAGCCTGTCTCCAGTCCTGCTGGG ACTGCCACTCCCTCCTTCCTGTAGCTTCTTCTTCACGTATGGAATTTGCCTGGCCCTGCCCCACCAGCCCTCCTGTGTATCATCTGATTGGAGGACCAGGAGAAGCAGCATCAACCCATTACTCACACTGGCTGTGA
- the Pax4 gene encoding paired box protein Pax-4 isoform X1, with product MQQDGISSVNQLGGLFVNGRPLPLDTRQQIVQLAMSGMRPCDISRSLKVSNGCVSKILGRYYRTGVLEPKGIGGSKPRLATPAVVARITQLKDECPALFAWEIQRQLCAEGLCTQDKAPSVSSINRVLRALQGDQKLHWTQLRLPAVLAPALPGPHSSYGAPRGPHPGISHRNRTIFSPGQAEALEKEFQRGQYPDSVARGKLAAATSLPEDTVRVWFSNRRAKWRRQEKLKWETQLPGASQDLMVPRVPPGITSAQQFPGSVPSAALPVLEPLSPSFCQLCWGTALDRCASDTPSQACLQSCWDCHSLLPVASSSRMEFAWPCPTSPPVYHLIGGPGEAASTHYSHWL from the exons ATGCAGCAGGATG GAATCAGCAGTGTGAATCAGCTGGGGGGACTCTTTGTGAATGGCCGGCCTCTTCCTCTGGACACTCGGCAGCAGATTGTGCAGCTAGCAATGAGTGGGATGCGACCCTGTGACATCTCACGGAGCCTTAAG GTATCTAATGGCTGCGTGAGCAAGATCCTAGGACGTTACTACCGCACAGGTGTCTTGGAACCCAAAGGTATTGGGGGAAGCAAGCCACGTCTGGCCACACCAGCTGTGGTGGCTCGAATCACTCAGCTCAAGGACGAGTGTCCAGCGCTCTTTGCCTGGGAGATCCAACGCCAGCTTTGTGCTGAAGGGCTTTGTACCCAGGACAAGGCTCCCAGT GTGTCCTCTATCAACCGAGTCCTTCGGGCACTACAAGGAGACCAGAAGTTGCACTGGACACAACTCAGACTACCAG CTGTTTTGGCTCCAGCTCTTCCTGGTCCCCACAGTAGCTATGGGGCTCCCCGAGGTCCCCATCCAGGGATCAGCCACAGGAATCGGACTATCTTCTCCCCAGGCCAAGCTGAGGCCCTGGAGAAAG AGTTCCAGCGTGGGCAGTATCCAGATTCAGTGGCCCGTGGGAAGCTGGCTGCTGCCACCTCTCTGCCTGAGGACACAGTGAGG GTCTGGTTTTCCAACAGAAGAGCCAAATGGCGCAGGCAAGAGAAGCTGAAGTGGGAAACACAGCTGCCAG GTGCTTCTCAGGATCTGATGGTACCAAGAGTTCCCCCAGGGATCACCTCTGCCCAG CAGTTCCCTGGCAGTGTGCCCTCAGCAGCCCTGCCTGTGCTGGAACCATTGAGTCCTTCCTTCTGTCAGCTGTGCTGGGGGACGGCACTAGACAGGTGTGCCAGTGACACCCCATCCCAAGCCTGTCTCCAGTCCTGCTGGG ACTGCCACTCCCTCCTTCCTGTAGCTTCTTCTTCACGTATGGAATTTGCCTGGCCCTGCCCCACCAGCCCTCCTGTGTATCATCTGATTGGAGGACCAGGAGAAGCAGCATCAACCCATTACTCACACTGGCTGTGA
- the Pax4 gene encoding paired box protein Pax-4 isoform X3: MQQDGISSVNQLGGLFVNGRPLPLDTRQQIVQLAMSGMRPCDISRSLKVSNGCVSKILGRYYRTGVLEPKGIGGSKPRLATPAVVARITQLKDECPALFAWEIQRQLCAEGLCTQDKAPSVSSINRVLRALQGDQKLHWTQLRLPAVLAPALPGPHSSYGAPRGPHPGISHRNRTIFSPGQAEALEKEFQRGQYPDSVARGKLAAATSLPEDTVRVWFSNRRAKWRRQEKLKWETQLPGITSAQFPGSVPSAALPVLEPLSPSFCQLCWGTALDRCASDTPSQACLQSCWDCHSLLPVASSSRMEFAWPCPTSPPVYHLIGGPGEAASTHYSHWL; the protein is encoded by the exons ATGCAGCAGGATG GAATCAGCAGTGTGAATCAGCTGGGGGGACTCTTTGTGAATGGCCGGCCTCTTCCTCTGGACACTCGGCAGCAGATTGTGCAGCTAGCAATGAGTGGGATGCGACCCTGTGACATCTCACGGAGCCTTAAG GTATCTAATGGCTGCGTGAGCAAGATCCTAGGACGTTACTACCGCACAGGTGTCTTGGAACCCAAAGGTATTGGGGGAAGCAAGCCACGTCTGGCCACACCAGCTGTGGTGGCTCGAATCACTCAGCTCAAGGACGAGTGTCCAGCGCTCTTTGCCTGGGAGATCCAACGCCAGCTTTGTGCTGAAGGGCTTTGTACCCAGGACAAGGCTCCCAGT GTGTCCTCTATCAACCGAGTCCTTCGGGCACTACAAGGAGACCAGAAGTTGCACTGGACACAACTCAGACTACCAG CTGTTTTGGCTCCAGCTCTTCCTGGTCCCCACAGTAGCTATGGGGCTCCCCGAGGTCCCCATCCAGGGATCAGCCACAGGAATCGGACTATCTTCTCCCCAGGCCAAGCTGAGGCCCTGGAGAAAG AGTTCCAGCGTGGGCAGTATCCAGATTCAGTGGCCCGTGGGAAGCTGGCTGCTGCCACCTCTCTGCCTGAGGACACAGTGAGG GTCTGGTTTTCCAACAGAAGAGCCAAATGGCGCAGGCAAGAGAAGCTGAAGTGGGAAACACAGCTGCCAG GGATCACCTCTGCCCAG TTCCCTGGCAGTGTGCCCTCAGCAGCCCTGCCTGTGCTGGAACCATTGAGTCCTTCCTTCTGTCAGCTGTGCTGGGGGACGGCACTAGACAGGTGTGCCAGTGACACCCCATCCCAAGCCTGTCTCCAGTCCTGCTGGG ACTGCCACTCCCTCCTTCCTGTAGCTTCTTCTTCACGTATGGAATTTGCCTGGCCCTGCCCCACCAGCCCTCCTGTGTATCATCTGATTGGAGGACCAGGAGAAGCAGCATCAACCCATTACTCACACTGGCTGTGA
- the Fscn3 gene encoding fascin-3, with the protein MAEVEWIHRHPKTEDLRVGLISWAGTYLTFEAYKSTVTATAKSLCRRQTWELLVSNEHDAQAVVRLKNLQGLYLLCEADGTVCYGRPRTSHHGCFLLRFHRNGKWTLQCIISGRYLESDGEDVFCNSRVLSAYHMWTPRPALHIHVILYSPTYRSYARADHSVGRIWVDAAVPCLEECGFLLHFQDGCYHLETSTHHFLSHVDRLVPQRSSQTAFYMQVRPRGLVALCDGEGGTLYPQGTHLLLGLGSNPTRGEEWFILQHFPTWVSLRSRTRRFISVMYDAEVCAASERLTPMSLFQYECDNESLTLQLRSANGYYLAQRRHKSIIADGHPLESDTFFRVHWNCGRIILQSSNGRFLSIISNGLLMANATIPGPHEELGIRFANRPFLILRGRYGYVGSCSDHDLIQCNRDQPDCIHLLPCRQGIYHFQAQGGSFWSITSFGTFRPWGKFALNFCIELQGSNLLTVLAPNGFYIRADRSGTLLADSGDITKECIWEF; encoded by the exons ACCTGGGAGCTCCTGGTGAGCAATGAACATGATGCGCAGGCCGTGGTTCGACTAAAGAACTTGCAGGGCCTCTACCTGCTGTGTGAAGCCGATGGTACTGTGTGCTATGGCAGGCCAAGGACCAGCCACCATGGGTGCTTCCTGCTCCGTTTCCACCGAAATGGCAAATGGACCCTCCAGTGCATTATCTCTGGTCGCTATCTGGAGTCCGATGGTGAGGATGTATTCTGCAACTCCAGGGTTCTCTCAGCTTACCATATGTGGACCCCTAGACCAGCCCTGCATATCCATGTGATCCTCTACAGCCCCACCTACCGCAGCTATGCCCGAGCAGACCACTCTGTGGGCCGAATCTGGGTAGACGCAGCAGTCCCCTGCCTAGAGGAATGTGGTTTCCTGTTACATTTCCAAGATGGATGCTACCACCTGGAGACTTCTACACACCATTTCTTGTCTCATGTAGACCGGCTGGTCCCTCAACGCTCATCACAAACGGCTTTTTACATGCAAGTGCGGCCTAGAGGGCTTGTGGCACTGTGTGATGGAGAAGGGGGCACATTGTATCCACAGGGCACACATCTACTCCTAGGCCTGGGCTCCAATCCTACAAGGGGTGAGGAGTGGTTCATCCTACAACATTTCCCAACCTGGGTCAGCCTGAGGTCAAGGACACGGAGGTTCATCTCAGTCATGTATG ATGCTGAGGTGTGTGCTGCCTCTGAGCGCTTGACCCCAATGTCCTTGTTCCAGTATGAATGTGACAATGAGAGTCTTACCTTACAACTTCGTTCAGCCAATGGCTACTACCTAGCCCAG AGGCGCCACAAGTCCATCATAGCTGATGGGCACCCCCTGGAGTCTGACACCTTCTTCCGCGTGCACTGGAATTGTGGCAGAATCATCCTGCAGTCCTCCAATGGGCGTTTCCTGAGCATCATATCCAATGGCCTGCTGATGGCAAATGCCACCATCCCAG GTCCACATGAGGAATTGGGGATCCGATTTGCCAATCGCCCCTTTCTCATCTTAAGAGGTCGGTATGGGTATGTGGGCTCCTGCTCAGACCATGACCTGATACAGTGCAATAGAGACCAGCCCGACTGCATTCACCTACTGCCCTGCCGCCAGGGCATCTACCACTTTCAGG CACAGGGTGGATCCTTCTGGTCAATAACATCTTTTGGCACCTTCCGCCCTTGGGGAAAATTCGCCCTCAACTTCTGTATAGAACTTCAGGGGAGCAACTTGCTCACGGTGCTGGCACCCAACGGCTTCTACATCCGAGCCGACCGAAGTGGCACACTCTTGGCAGACAGCGGAGACATTACCAAAGAATGTATCTGGGAATTTTAG